The Nitrospira sp. KM1 genome includes a window with the following:
- a CDS encoding RNA polymerase sigma factor, producing the protein MSEQDGVYAEPLPASPWSAAFRQYAQELQRFLLRRIGCPDTAADLVQETFLRVAQLPLTPQPDNPRAFLFRIASNLAIDELRKNQVRKPYQAPLEDAEHVPSAAPTGEQAVFDKQRMELLQQALDQLPPRCRTVFILRRIEGYSYEEIASRLGLSERMVAKEINRALAHCQEVLLNKLTELS; encoded by the coding sequence ATGAGCGAGCAGGATGGTGTATACGCGGAGCCATTGCCGGCCTCTCCGTGGAGTGCCGCGTTCCGTCAATACGCCCAAGAACTGCAGCGGTTTCTGCTGCGCCGTATCGGATGTCCGGATACCGCAGCGGATCTCGTGCAGGAGACATTTCTCCGCGTCGCGCAACTGCCTCTCACGCCTCAACCCGATAATCCACGCGCCTTTCTGTTTCGCATCGCCTCCAATCTGGCGATAGACGAGCTGAGAAAAAACCAGGTTCGCAAGCCGTATCAGGCGCCGCTCGAAGATGCCGAGCATGTGCCGAGTGCCGCTCCTACCGGCGAACAGGCGGTCTTCGACAAGCAGAGAATGGAACTGCTGCAACAGGCACTTGATCAACTGCCGCCGCGCTGCCGCACGGTCTTTATCCTGCGCCGTATCGAAGGGTATAGCTATGAGGAAATCGCCTCGCGACTGGGACTCTCCGAGCGCATGGTTGCCAAGGAGATCAACCGCGCTCTGGCTCACTGTCAGGAGGTGTTGTTGAATAAGTTGACGGAGCTATCATGA
- a CDS encoding FecR family protein: protein MISGDSLGGWFVTRRRGIVGSAMTGQEPKAYSAPKTEGARLLMKEATDWFVRLGASDVTSHERVEFERWRLQSQAHEQAFREVTSLWDESELEAAALHTKAALAEIPYRPRPGLRVSWAWGWGAAAAMLLLCLGWLVHDAMWFRWQADFITATAEQRMIELPDRSTALLNTGSAIAIDFSGGSRTVRLLRGEALFTVQPDAGKPFIVKSGAVNAQAVGTAFAVRANGHDVAVTVTRGLVDVSSDRAPDSAVRLEQGQQVFAGDQGVGAVHAVDLSMAVAWSRGQLVFVRTALSDVLEEVKRYYPGYVLLWSSKAQHVPVTGIYKVSDPARILNILAESLHLELTRMSDRVIVLHD from the coding sequence ATGATCTCCGGGGACAGCCTCGGCGGCTGGTTCGTCACAAGAAGAAGGGGTATAGTCGGCTCTGCCATGACGGGTCAGGAACCAAAGGCCTATTCAGCGCCGAAGACAGAGGGCGCCCGCCTCCTGATGAAGGAGGCGACCGATTGGTTCGTGCGCTTGGGCGCCTCGGATGTCACGTCGCATGAGCGTGTGGAATTCGAACGGTGGCGTCTGCAAAGTCAAGCTCATGAACAGGCCTTCCGCGAAGTCACTTCGCTTTGGGATGAGTCGGAGCTCGAAGCCGCTGCTCTGCACACGAAAGCGGCTCTTGCCGAGATTCCGTACCGGCCCCGGCCGGGTCTGCGCGTCTCATGGGCATGGGGTTGGGGAGCAGCGGCGGCCATGCTTCTCTTGTGTCTCGGCTGGCTCGTGCACGACGCCATGTGGTTCAGATGGCAGGCGGATTTCATCACCGCGACGGCCGAACAACGGATGATCGAGCTTCCGGATCGTTCTACGGCGTTGCTCAATACCGGCAGCGCCATTGCGATCGACTTCAGCGGCGGAAGCCGGACCGTCCGCCTGCTGCGCGGTGAAGCGCTGTTCACGGTCCAGCCGGATGCGGGAAAGCCGTTCATCGTAAAGAGCGGAGCGGTAAACGCTCAGGCCGTGGGCACGGCATTCGCCGTACGGGCCAATGGTCATGATGTGGCCGTCACCGTCACGAGAGGTCTCGTGGACGTGTCGAGCGACCGGGCACCGGATTCGGCGGTGCGTCTCGAACAAGGGCAACAGGTATTCGCCGGCGATCAGGGAGTGGGCGCCGTCCATGCGGTCGACCTCTCAATGGCCGTGGCATGGTCGCGCGGGCAGCTGGTGTTCGTGCGGACCGCTCTGTCCGATGTCCTGGAAGAAGTCAAGCGCTATTATCCCGGTTATGTATTGCTGTGGTCCTCCAAGGCGCAGCACGTGCCGGTCACCGGCATCTACAAGGTCTCTGATCCCGCTCGGATTCTGAATATTCTCGCAGAATCGCTCCACCTCGAACTGACCCGCATGTCCGACCGCGTCATCGTCCTGCACGACTAA
- a CDS encoding TonB-dependent receptor yields the protein MVGRAVGVLRSKLGMCAVLCVGIVLFATAHSRQAVAAEVNSRNTVQQFDIPSQPLSGALKDFALAAGLQLSFNDDLAAGRVSPDVRGSYTNEQALQLLLAGSGLTYRFSGGDTVIVERDSSSGIVPGMVGAGAAGAAAGAAAGMTATVQKPVKVPEIMVKDVKERDNDTKSYVAEEANTATRTDTPIKDVPQSIQVITRKVIEEQRTFRLQNTLENISGINATESGASLYDSLIIRGFTATDRSYFRNGLIDPFAQFTASDTYNIRRIEVLKGPASVLYGQGDPGGVINLVTNRPLPNAAYMANVTLGNFNFYRSELDATGPLNASKTVMYRLNVAGQKAHSFIDYANRDLAAIAPAVTWLMGSRTTLTVEADYLRRWSNDPYGLPAQGSYLPNINGPIPRERSVTLGPFSTFNRTSYRVGYDLTHQFNNDWSIRNAYRHTIAEDDRNNLYASGTTLDPDERTLQRFQVLQPAVNRRHAHSMITNLVGHLRFLEMDHTLLTGFELRQEKVDQFQFQFDAAPPLDLFAPNYGLPPLPFTNPPSSLTGDTQTAGFYAQDQITILPQLKLLAGLRFDYVHQSTNNSPGGTQPDQKADNNAVSPRVGVVYSPIEPWSLYASWTRGFQPNSPSNFNPNGDLFKPERSTQYEIGTKYFFLDNRVSATLAWYHLTRENLLTPSPDPAQAVQGFSVQTGEQRSQGIELDVTAQLTSGWNVIASYAYTDAEVTKDNTPALVNQRLSNVPYNKMTLWSTYYFQEGALKGFGAGGGIFAYTGRNATIFDPTLPEIPGYVRADGALYYNHELQPGNWLGAKMLNIAVNMRNLLDQRYVATSYNGSNQFFFGEPRTVLATVGLRF from the coding sequence ATGGTCGGTCGGGCAGTGGGAGTTTTGCGGTCAAAGTTGGGAATGTGCGCGGTGCTGTGCGTGGGGATCGTCCTTTTTGCGACGGCTCACAGTCGGCAGGCTGTTGCGGCCGAGGTCAATTCACGTAACACGGTTCAACAATTCGACATTCCCTCCCAGCCTCTCAGCGGCGCCCTCAAGGATTTCGCCCTTGCGGCTGGATTGCAGCTGAGCTTTAACGACGATCTTGCAGCAGGAAGAGTCTCCCCAGATGTAAGGGGCAGCTACACAAATGAACAGGCGCTGCAATTGCTGCTTGCAGGAAGCGGGCTTACCTACAGGTTCAGCGGCGGCGACACCGTGATTGTAGAGCGCGACTCCTCGTCCGGCATCGTGCCGGGAATGGTGGGTGCGGGAGCCGCGGGTGCGGCGGCAGGAGCTGCGGCTGGAATGACTGCCACGGTCCAGAAGCCGGTCAAGGTGCCGGAGATCATGGTCAAAGACGTGAAAGAGCGTGATAACGATACGAAATCCTATGTCGCGGAGGAAGCCAATACCGCGACCCGAACCGATACGCCCATCAAGGATGTGCCGCAGTCCATACAAGTCATCACGAGGAAAGTCATCGAGGAACAGCGCACGTTCAGGTTGCAAAATACGCTGGAGAATATTTCGGGTATCAATGCAACGGAATCAGGTGCGTCACTCTACGACTCTCTCATCATTCGAGGGTTTACGGCTACCGACCGGAGTTATTTCCGGAACGGGCTGATCGATCCGTTCGCGCAGTTTACGGCTTCCGACACATACAATATCAGGCGCATCGAAGTGCTCAAGGGTCCCGCCTCGGTGCTGTATGGGCAGGGTGATCCGGGCGGTGTGATCAATCTCGTGACGAACAGGCCGTTGCCGAATGCGGCCTATATGGCCAACGTGACGCTGGGCAATTTCAATTTCTATCGGTCTGAACTCGACGCGACCGGACCGCTCAATGCGAGCAAGACGGTGATGTATCGCCTCAATGTGGCCGGGCAAAAGGCACATAGCTTCATCGACTATGCGAACCGAGACCTTGCGGCGATCGCACCGGCCGTCACGTGGCTCATGGGCTCGCGTACGACATTGACCGTGGAAGCCGACTATCTGCGTCGCTGGAGCAACGATCCGTACGGACTTCCGGCCCAAGGCAGCTATCTTCCCAACATCAACGGTCCCATCCCGAGAGAGCGGTCGGTCACGCTTGGCCCGTTCAGTACGTTCAATCGGACCTCGTACCGTGTCGGCTACGACCTGACGCATCAATTCAACAACGACTGGTCGATCCGCAACGCCTATCGGCATACGATCGCCGAAGATGATCGCAACAATCTGTACGCCAGCGGCACCACTCTCGATCCGGATGAACGGACGCTTCAACGGTTTCAGGTCTTGCAGCCGGCTGTGAACCGGAGACACGCGCACTCCATGATCACGAACCTCGTGGGACACCTGCGCTTTCTGGAAATGGACCACACGCTTTTGACCGGCTTCGAATTACGGCAGGAAAAGGTCGACCAATTCCAATTTCAGTTCGACGCCGCGCCCCCGCTGGACCTGTTCGCTCCGAACTATGGGCTTCCGCCGCTGCCGTTTACCAATCCGCCGAGTTCATTGACCGGCGATACCCAGACTGCCGGGTTTTATGCGCAAGATCAGATAACGATCTTGCCGCAACTCAAGTTGTTGGCGGGCCTGCGATTCGACTATGTGCATCAAAGCACCAATAACAGCCCTGGCGGAACACAACCGGACCAGAAGGCCGACAACAACGCCGTCAGTCCAAGGGTCGGTGTCGTGTATAGCCCCATCGAGCCATGGTCGTTGTATGCGTCCTGGACCCGGGGGTTTCAGCCGAATTCTCCGTCGAACTTCAACCCGAACGGCGATCTGTTTAAACCGGAGCGATCCACGCAATACGAAATCGGGACCAAGTATTTCTTTCTGGACAACCGCGTGTCGGCCACCCTCGCCTGGTACCATCTGACCCGTGAGAATCTGCTTACCCCCAGCCCGGACCCCGCACAGGCGGTGCAGGGCTTCTCCGTACAGACCGGCGAGCAACGCAGTCAGGGTATTGAATTGGATGTGACCGCGCAGCTGACCTCGGGGTGGAACGTGATTGCGAGCTATGCCTATACGGATGCGGAAGTGACGAAGGACAATACGCCGGCGCTGGTGAACCAGCGTCTTTCCAACGTTCCCTACAATAAGATGACGCTCTGGTCGACGTATTACTTTCAAGAGGGTGCGTTGAAAGGCTTTGGAGCGGGAGGAGGAATATTTGCCTATACCGGACGCAATGCGACCATCTTCGATCCCACGCTCCCTGAGATTCCCGGCTATGTCAGGGCCGACGGAGCGCTGTATTACAATCACGAACTGCAGCCAGGAAATTGGCTGGGAGCAAAGATGCTGAATATTGCGGTGAACATGCGCAACTTGCTCGATCAGCGGTATGTGGCCACTTCGTACAACGGCTCGAACCAATTTTTCTTCGGCGAACCGCGCACTGTATTGGCGACTGTCGGCTTGAGGTTCTGA
- a CDS encoding RNA polymerase sigma factor has translation MTLSFAHIESLFHQYRDELMRRLTTMVHSRDAAADLVQETYLRLVRLADTQSVEQPRALLHRIATNLAIDHIRANRSGLTAPEPLEAALEYPCPLPSQERVLIGKERLREFIGVIEGLPPRTKEAFLLYRVYGYSYREIAQRMEISLSGVDKHIRRAIEQTCASLDSPDNEDE, from the coding sequence ATGACGTTGTCGTTTGCGCATATCGAAAGCCTCTTTCATCAGTACCGTGACGAGCTGATGCGCCGATTGACCACCATGGTACATTCGCGCGACGCTGCGGCCGATCTGGTCCAGGAAACGTATCTACGGCTTGTCCGCTTGGCCGATACCCAATCAGTCGAGCAGCCCAGAGCCTTGCTCCATCGAATTGCGACGAACCTGGCCATCGATCACATCAGAGCCAACCGCAGCGGACTGACGGCGCCGGAACCCTTGGAAGCCGCGCTGGAATATCCCTGTCCGCTTCCCTCCCAGGAACGGGTGCTGATCGGGAAAGAACGGCTCCGGGAATTCATCGGTGTCATCGAAGGGCTTCCTCCTCGCACGAAGGAAGCGTTCTTGCTCTATCGCGTCTACGGGTATTCGTACCGTGAAATCGCTCAGCGGATGGAGATTTCGCTTAGCGGCGTGGACAAACACATCAGGCGTGCGATCGAGCAAACCTGTGCTTCTCTCGACTCGCCCGACAACGAAGACGAGTGA
- a CDS encoding FecR family protein — MQSPENREYRVPSKPEQRLIREEAIGWLARLSDREATPEDRQAFEQWQSQSPTHATAYKKISHVWRDPQLDQAALEVAQAERALDHQHVSPWRQRRQIYAMAACLVVLLLGAMYFDLVTTLRADQQTAVGERRTVRLPDQSLVTLNTQTAIAMDFSGKARRVRVLKGEAFFQVQHDPNRPFIVEGGETATRAVGTEFVVRHGQGSDRVTVVEGVVEVTSHVSDSVSKERLVAGNMIESDGGRLGQVKPVDASLASAWLQGLLIVDDIPLSDVVEEIKRYYPGTIVLWNREIGARHVTGTYKLDDPSKILYHLTKTFPLRTANLADRVVILF, encoded by the coding sequence ATGCAGTCTCCGGAGAATCGCGAATACCGGGTGCCTTCGAAACCGGAACAACGCCTGATTCGCGAGGAAGCCATCGGATGGCTCGCGCGCCTGAGCGATCGGGAGGCCACTCCCGAAGACCGCCAGGCCTTCGAGCAATGGCAATCCCAAAGCCCGACACATGCGACTGCCTATAAAAAAATTTCGCACGTATGGCGTGATCCTCAATTGGATCAGGCCGCTCTAGAGGTAGCGCAAGCGGAAAGGGCACTCGATCATCAACATGTCTCGCCGTGGCGCCAGCGGCGCCAGATATATGCCATGGCGGCTTGTCTTGTCGTACTGCTCCTTGGGGCCATGTATTTCGATCTCGTGACGACCCTGCGGGCCGATCAACAGACGGCGGTCGGTGAACGCCGGACTGTGCGGTTGCCGGATCAGTCACTGGTCACGCTGAATACACAGACAGCGATTGCGATGGATTTCAGCGGAAAGGCACGCCGCGTGCGCGTGCTGAAAGGCGAAGCGTTTTTTCAGGTTCAGCATGATCCGAATCGTCCCTTCATCGTTGAAGGCGGGGAGACGGCGACCCGGGCCGTCGGCACCGAGTTCGTGGTCCGTCATGGACAGGGTTCCGACCGTGTCACCGTCGTCGAGGGTGTCGTCGAAGTCACTTCTCACGTCAGCGACAGCGTCTCGAAAGAGCGACTGGTCGCGGGAAACATGATCGAAAGTGACGGCGGACGATTAGGGCAGGTGAAGCCGGTCGATGCTTCCCTAGCCTCGGCATGGTTGCAGGGTCTGTTGATCGTCGACGACATCCCTCTGTCTGATGTCGTCGAGGAAATCAAACGCTATTATCCGGGCACGATCGTGTTGTGGAATCGCGAGATCGGTGCCCGGCACGTAACCGGAACCTACAAATTGGATGATCCCTCGAAGATTCTGTATCATCTCACCAAGACTTTTCCCCTCCGCACGGCCAACCTGGCCGATCGCGTCGTGATTCTTTTTTGA
- a CDS encoding TonB-dependent siderophore receptor, translating to MLTIGRCGIAKQAFQKLAMGVGFFLVVASGPLIGSSLAQEGGAELKNDTAIDFHIPPQPLGSALNAFAVASGWQISASSELTKGTDSAGVVGNYSREQGLHNLLSGTGLTYRMDGQQMVTIERDASSGVVPGMMGAAGAGAAAGAVAAENADGAVMQNPQKPVKVPEIMVKDVKQRDDDTKSYVVEEANAATRTDTPVRDVPQSIQVITRKVLEEQRVFRVPDVLQNIAGVNPNSNPSGIFDSVLVRGFLLSNRNFYRNGLFDGTAGQLGSDTYNMQRIEMLKGPSAVLYGQGDPGGILNIVTRKPMPNPSYAGNVTLGNFNFYRSEIDATGPLNASKTLMYRLDVVGQKANTFIDYVSQDLVGIAPTVTWLMGSRTTLTVEADYLKRWSNNVNGVPAQGSVLPNINGELPRNLYVGLGDFDKNNRTSYRISYDLTHQFNNTWSIRNAYRYSQLEYDQLTASPGTLSVINQRILTRSGSNNASGLAREHHHDMITNLVGHFRIFEMDHTLLTGVEFRQDMVDPWVRTSNSVAPIDLFAPNYSFGLGTVTGTSSFKGDTKNAGLYLQDQIALLPNLKFMGGFRFDYIHQMQNLNWQAGSPQQTSDDTGISPRLGLVYQPIEPVSLYTSWMRGFSANAPGSFNPTGELFKPERSTQYEIGVKTFFLENRVSTTLAWYHLTRENLVTPDPDPARALQGFSVQTGEQRSQGIELDVTASLIAGWNIIASYAYTDAEVTQDNNPALLHKRLANVPYNKATIWSTYHFQEGALKGFGLGGGVYGYTRRNSSIFGPQVNDPGYVRVDTALYYDHDLPQGNWLGAKVLNMAVNLRNLLDQRYIVQSSNSTTAFQFAEPRTILATVGLQF from the coding sequence ATGCTTACGATCGGACGATGCGGGATTGCAAAACAGGCTTTTCAAAAACTGGCAATGGGAGTTGGTTTCTTCCTGGTAGTGGCCAGCGGCCCGCTGATCGGCAGCAGTCTGGCTCAGGAGGGGGGCGCAGAGCTGAAAAACGACACGGCGATTGATTTTCACATCCCCCCGCAACCCTTGGGTTCGGCGCTGAATGCGTTCGCCGTGGCAAGCGGCTGGCAGATCAGCGCATCGAGCGAATTGACGAAAGGGACTGATTCCGCCGGTGTTGTCGGCAACTATTCGCGTGAGCAAGGTTTGCATAACTTATTGTCCGGAACAGGTCTCACCTATCGGATGGATGGCCAGCAGATGGTTACGATTGAACGGGATGCATCGTCCGGTGTCGTGCCGGGAATGATGGGTGCGGCAGGCGCTGGGGCAGCGGCCGGAGCAGTGGCGGCTGAAAATGCGGACGGTGCAGTAATGCAAAATCCTCAAAAGCCGGTCAAGGTTCCCGAGATTATGGTGAAGGACGTGAAACAGCGTGACGACGATACGAAGTCGTATGTGGTCGAAGAAGCGAACGCGGCAACCAGAACTGACACGCCAGTAAGAGATGTTCCGCAGTCGATTCAAGTGATTACACGCAAAGTGCTTGAAGAGCAGCGGGTGTTTCGAGTCCCAGATGTGCTGCAAAATATTGCCGGAGTGAACCCCAACAGTAACCCATCCGGCATATTTGACAGCGTGTTAGTTCGCGGTTTCCTGCTCTCGAATCGAAACTTTTATCGCAATGGGCTGTTCGATGGAACAGCCGGACAATTGGGGTCAGATACCTATAATATGCAACGCATCGAGATGCTCAAAGGTCCGTCAGCTGTCCTGTATGGACAGGGAGATCCCGGCGGGATTCTTAACATCGTGACCCGCAAACCGATGCCGAATCCCTCCTATGCCGGTAACGTGACGCTTGGGAATTTCAATTTCTATCGGTCAGAGATCGACGCCACCGGCCCGTTGAATGCCAGTAAAACGCTCATGTATCGCCTGGATGTTGTGGGTCAGAAAGCGAACACTTTTATCGATTACGTTAGTCAGGATCTCGTTGGGATCGCACCGACGGTCACGTGGCTGATGGGTTCACGCACGACCCTGACTGTCGAAGCCGATTATCTAAAACGGTGGAGTAACAATGTGAATGGGGTGCCGGCACAAGGATCGGTGCTCCCCAATATCAATGGAGAGCTCCCTCGGAATCTCTATGTGGGGCTGGGAGATTTCGACAAGAATAATCGAACCTCCTATCGCATTAGCTATGATCTGACGCATCAATTCAACAATACTTGGTCCATCCGCAATGCCTATCGCTATTCCCAGCTTGAATACGATCAGTTGACGGCATCGCCAGGAACTCTATCAGTAATAAACCAGCGCATATTGACCCGTTCTGGCTCGAACAATGCCTCAGGGCTTGCTCGTGAACATCATCACGACATGATTACGAACCTTGTCGGGCATTTTCGCATCTTTGAGATGGACCATACCTTATTAACCGGGGTGGAATTTCGGCAAGATATGGTTGATCCATGGGTGCGCACGAGTAATAGCGTCGCTCCGATTGATCTGTTTGCCCCTAATTATTCATTCGGACTTGGTACGGTTACAGGAACATCCTCCTTTAAAGGAGATACAAAGAACGCTGGTCTTTATCTGCAGGACCAAATCGCTCTTTTACCCAATCTCAAATTTATGGGAGGGTTTCGATTCGACTACATTCATCAAATGCAGAATCTAAACTGGCAGGCAGGTAGTCCCCAGCAGACATCTGACGATACCGGCATAAGCCCTCGCCTAGGCCTTGTTTACCAACCGATTGAACCCGTGTCCCTTTATACTTCTTGGATGCGAGGATTCTCAGCGAATGCACCGGGCTCGTTCAATCCGACAGGTGAACTATTTAAGCCAGAACGGTCGACCCAATATGAGATTGGAGTCAAGACATTTTTCTTGGAGAATCGAGTATCCACCACGCTCGCTTGGTACCATTTAACGCGTGAAAATCTGGTTACACCTGATCCGGATCCTGCTCGTGCCTTACAGGGCTTTTCGGTACAAACCGGCGAGCAGCGGAGTCAAGGAATTGAATTGGATGTCACGGCCAGTTTAATTGCTGGCTGGAATATCATTGCTAGCTATGCCTATACCGATGCCGAGGTGACTCAAGACAACAATCCAGCTCTGCTGCACAAGCGTTTAGCAAATGTCCCCTATAACAAGGCAACAATCTGGTCCACTTACCATTTTCAGGAGGGGGCTTTGAAGGGATTCGGTCTTGGTGGTGGCGTGTATGGCTACACGAGACGGAATTCCTCGATCTTTGGACCACAAGTCAATGATCCTGGGTACGTGCGCGTGGATACAGCGCTATATTACGACCATGACTTGCCGCAAGGTAATTGGTTGGGAGCCAAAGTGTTGAACATGGCGGTGAATCTTCGCAATTTGTTAGATCAGCGATATATCGTGCAGTCTAGCAATAGTACTACGGCCTTTCAGTTTGCCGAACCACGGACGATATTAGCCACGGTGGGATTGCAGTTTTGA
- a CDS encoding PepSY domain-containing protein produces MKDSITQSMDWLHTWGGLLSGWLLFAIFLTGTLTVFEEEITYWMQPELHPLPISSPRLEAVTDQLSRLAPKADWWRIELPSDRMPIAEIWWQYQGQRVHRILHPATGDVVVSRDTRGGDFFYRFHYHLLLDRLGIWIVGAAAMAMLTALVTGLVIHHRIFKDFFTFRPQAASHRAWLDAHNVTSVLVLPFHLMITFTGLVIMWSIYMPAGLQLVYGGDVNQFWADIESRTPRGPSQQAAPLVSLADLERRARPYWQGGQTKRIFVRHPGDRHATVEISRRSDDRLALVHDRVSFDGVTGEILDVQTTYGPAFLTQTVLSGLHFVQFGGPPMRWLYFLMGLAASAMIATGLVLWIIKRRERQAHSSPALSFHLVEALNVSAVAGLLVATGVFFWVNRLLPVELEQRALWELRCFFIAWTLCAIHSFMRLNSVDAWKEQLTICALLFGFLPLLNAMTTGTNLMASIPHGLWSVAGIDLTALAMGVLLGWTAWSLGKCSSHHIAALRSI; encoded by the coding sequence ATGAAAGACAGCATCACCCAATCGATGGACTGGCTGCACACGTGGGGCGGGTTGCTCTCCGGCTGGCTGCTATTTGCGATTTTTCTCACCGGCACACTCACAGTCTTTGAAGAAGAGATCACCTATTGGATGCAACCCGAGCTGCATCCACTCCCTATTTCTTCTCCTCGTCTCGAAGCGGTGACGGATCAGTTGAGCCGGTTGGCCCCAAAGGCCGATTGGTGGCGGATTGAGCTGCCCAGCGATCGGATGCCAATCGCCGAAATCTGGTGGCAGTACCAAGGGCAACGTGTCCATCGCATCCTCCATCCTGCCACAGGGGATGTAGTGGTTTCACGGGACACGCGCGGCGGCGACTTCTTCTACCGGTTCCACTACCACTTGTTGTTGGATCGGCTTGGCATCTGGATTGTGGGGGCCGCCGCCATGGCGATGTTGACCGCGTTGGTGACGGGACTGGTCATTCATCACCGGATCTTCAAGGACTTTTTTACGTTCCGGCCCCAGGCAGCATCGCATCGCGCCTGGCTGGATGCCCACAATGTAACCAGCGTGCTGGTGCTGCCCTTTCATCTGATGATCACCTTTACCGGCCTGGTCATCATGTGGTCGATCTACATGCCGGCGGGGCTGCAGCTGGTATATGGGGGCGACGTGAATCAATTCTGGGCTGATATTGAGTCCCGCACGCCGCGCGGGCCGAGCCAGCAGGCGGCTCCCTTAGTCTCTCTCGCGGACCTTGAGCGGCGGGCTCGACCCTACTGGCAAGGCGGGCAGACCAAGCGGATCTTTGTAAGACATCCTGGAGACCGGCACGCGACTGTGGAAATTTCTCGCCGGTCGGATGATCGCTTAGCGCTGGTCCATGACCGGGTGAGCTTCGATGGCGTCACTGGGGAGATATTGGATGTCCAGACCACGTATGGACCGGCGTTCTTGACCCAAACGGTGCTCTCCGGGCTGCATTTCGTGCAATTCGGCGGGCCTCCCATGCGCTGGCTCTATTTCCTCATGGGGCTGGCGGCCAGCGCCATGATCGCTACGGGGTTGGTATTGTGGATCATCAAGCGGCGAGAGCGTCAGGCACACAGTTCACCGGCGCTGAGTTTTCACCTGGTGGAAGCCTTAAACGTATCCGCCGTGGCCGGGCTACTGGTCGCGACTGGTGTGTTCTTCTGGGTGAATCGGTTGTTGCCCGTTGAGCTAGAGCAGCGCGCGCTGTGGGAGCTGCGTTGTTTCTTCATTGCATGGACCTTGTGTGCAATACATAGCTTTATGCGGCTCAACTCGGTCGATGCCTGGAAAGAACAACTCACGATCTGTGCGCTGTTGTTTGGATTCTTGCCTCTGCTGAATGCTATGACCACAGGCACGAATTTAATGGCAAGCATCCCACACGGATTATGGAGTGTAGCAGGTATTGACCTGACAGCCTTGGCCATGGGAGTGCTACTTGGTTGGACGGCCTGGAGCCTCGGTAAATGTTCTTCGCACCATATTGCTGCTCTCAGATCGATATAG